Genomic segment of Erythrobacter sp. BLCC-B19:
AGTGAAATTCATTGTCAGCACATCGCCCGCCTTGCCGCCGGGATAATCACCCGGCGCGCGGTCGGTGCGGGTGACGGCGCTGCCCGGGAACAGATCGCAGTAGAACTTGACCGCTTCCTCTGCCCCCGAGGCGAACCACAGGCAGGTGGCCATTGCATGATCAGCCATTGTTCTGCGCCTCCTTGATGATCGCGGCGTCGATCGCGTTCGCCTCCCCGTAGGCGGGGCGCTGGGTGATGCGCTCGACATAGGCGCGGAAGGATGGGCGCTCGGGGATCGAGCCGAAGCGCAGGCCCCACACGAACTGGCTGCCGACATAGGTATCGGCCATGGTAAAGCGGCGGCCGGCGATGAAATCATTGGCCGACAGCCAGTTGTCGATGGCATCGAGCGTCAGTTCGAAGCTGCCGAAGCCCGCCTGCCCGGTCTTGCCCTCGGGCACCTGCCACTCGAAGGAGCGCGCGATCAGCGCCTGTTCGAGCGGCCCGGCAGCGAAGAACAGCCAGCGGAAATAGGCGGCTTTCTCGTGCGCGTCGGGCAGCAGGCCTTTGTCGGGGTGGGTCTCGGCGAGGTAGTGGTTGATCGCAGCGCATTCGGTCACGACGTGGTCGTGGCCCTGATGATGATGGACGAGGGCGGGAACCTTGTTCATCGGGTTGACGGTCTTGAAGCTGTCAGGGCGCGTGGCCCAG
This window contains:
- a CDS encoding glutathione S-transferase family protein, whose translation is MAEFTFYTVAMSRGQISRWALHEAGADYEHVVFDWATRPDSFKTVNPMNKVPALVHHHQGHDHVVTECAAINHYLAETHPDKGLLPDAHEKAAYFRWLFFAAGPLEQALIARSFEWQVPEGKTGQAGFGSFELTLDAIDNWLSANDFIAGRRFTMADTYVGSQFVWGLRFGSIPERPSFRAYVERITQRPAYGEANAIDAAIIKEAQNNG